The Glycine soja cultivar W05 chromosome 9, ASM419377v2, whole genome shotgun sequence sequence GAGCTTAACATATTTAGTTTTCAGAGACACCTAGGGGGCTCTTGAAAACATGAAAGAGAGCAAGTTAAAAAAAGCATAGCACAGTAACTCGCACGGCCCGTCTCACACACATTCATAAGGCCACAGAACCCAAAAGATTCGACCACTTTTGTCATACGTGTGGGCATCTACCCTACTTTTAGATCTATGCATGTCCTTTCCTGTCATGCAAGAGAAACTAAAGGGTAGatatgaaaaaagataaaagtggcATCACTCACATGGGTAGGTGCTGGTGGTGGTGGGTAGGACCAATACACAACCTggcattatataaatatgtgagGCCCACTTGCAGTGTCAGCAACCCCATGTGATGGTGTGCCTTGTGGGCCCCCTTTCTTTCCTCtccaataattataaaaaaagacagACCCCACAAATTTACAAATCGAAAGGGGAACATAATTGCAGCAACAATGAGACAATTTATcctttaaaaccaaaaagcacaCAAGAGGAGGAGACGCAAATAGACCAGTTAGTCTAAAAACTCACTTTTGATTCTTGTTTCTAATTATTGTTTCTCTTTTCTGTCTGGGTTGATAACTGTGTATAACAACTAAGTAGAAGTACAAACTTAACTAATGAAACATAAAATCCAAGCTAAATATCTTCACTTTCGAACTTTAATCCAGCTAAGATTAACAATTATACCCTCCCTCCCCTCCTCACTTCTGGCCTTTAAACTCAAGTTATCCATTACGGAGGATTTGAATCAGCCTTGTAGTTATACAACTCTGCAACTACGGTTATACCATTTCATCTGTGCATGCTTTCTCTGGGTAATCCTCCAGCTGTACAAAGACTTGAAATTATACCTGTAACTGTAACAACATAGGACTAACAATCTACACTACCACATATCCAGGGTAGGAAATGAAATTACAATGCCAGGGAGTTCCTACTACACATTAACTCTGGTGATCTGTGTGTTATTTTAACTTGTGGTTCATTCAGCTACCACGgatatgagaagaaagaaaatggtACAACAATAATAATGCTAACAAAAGAAGGGAGAATGCCTACCCCACTTCCTTTACACAACTGCTTTTTCCGTATGCATTTTGTATGGTAGTAAATAGTATAGTATTGGTGAttgatggtgatggtgatggtgGTCATAGTGGCGGCGGTGGTGATTCTTTACAAATCTGTCCAGCATTGTTTAGTCATCTTTCACTTCCTGTAAATGTTGCACAAAAAATACCAAACCGACATccaaattttaataaacaaaacaaaccgATCCACATTCAAGACAACATCAACATTAACTTCCAAATTGGCTTTTACCTGAACTCTTGAAACTAAATGCCAATCGGTCCACCGGTGCCAGTGAACATCCCAATAGTTCCATGACCAGAAGAGAACCTAAATCCAAACCCAGATCatcaaaaaattcataaaattatggGATACTGAAACTCATGGCATGAGGAAAGAAGATTAATTGGCTAAAATATGATGACACCAGTACCTTGGTATTTGGCAGTTataggatttgaaagttcccaTGTCAAGAGGGGATGCTGCAGGAAGCAATGTGCTAGTGCCAAATTTGAAGTTGACAGATGCAGCTGAGGCATCAGTATCAATGGCTACATTGGGTCCATTGGAGAAGGGAGCCATGAAGTCTCCAGGAACAGCAGCTTTTGTTGGGGAAGCAAAAGGGCTATCAGGGAGATTATGCTCCAAACTGCATTTAAAATGCTGACAATTAAATTTGGGAAAATGGGAAAACCTGAATaaatgcacaattttttttggcaAGGACTGAAAAAGGAATTGCTGCAAAAAGTTGTTTACTATTACGGTGCCCTTTTAGCTATTCTAAATGAGAACAAGTTTTATACCATTCTTGCAAATCACAATCGTCATGACTAGAGCTCTGCTTGCCATTGCCTTCCTTATATCCATTCTCGCCATTGACAACCACTTCCTTGCCAACAGAAATGTTGACCGGCTGTTGACCAGCAGAAACTGATGCAGTACTAGCTGGAGCAGAAGTTGAACCACTCTCTGGAATGAAATAGCATAAGTAAAAACCAATAAATTACATTATACCAAGTTCAATCGAAGAAGCAGCAGCATTTAAAAATGTGAGAGAGAGATACCCTTTGGGGATTCTGAATTGATGTGAAAAGAAGGAACAATATTTTGGTTGAACATGTTAGGAGAGTGAGTGGGGGAAGGAATTGGGCTTCCAGTGGAGAGTGCACGCTGGTGATGCTTCTTGATGTCAAGAAGTTGCAGACCCATTAGCCTCCTACTTTGCAGCTCAAGAGCTTGCTGCAAATCAGCTTGCTCCTCCAGCTTCCTCCTCCACAGCATGTCTTGAGTATTGTAGAGCATTCTGCCACCTAAAAGCATGCAATTAAGAAAGTACACGTGTTGAGTAGAGTAGGTTTGACAAAGACACAATctgaaaagataataaaatggaAGTTTCCACCATAACCTACCAAGTTGAAGATCAAATTGGTCTCTAGCATCCAATCCAGTAGGAGTACCACATGGTGAAAAATCTCCTCTATCTACCTGCTGCTGCTGCTTCCTGCAAATCACAAGAAACATCAATGAGGACATTCAAAATAAACTCAAGACaataaccaaaaagaaaaaagaaaagaaaaaaaaaagataacataaGAGTAGAAAGAGGGGGTGGGTGCCTGTACTTGTCTGGGACTTTGCCCTTCTCCTTGTAAGGCTTAACAAGCACTCGAGCATCACACACAAAATGAGGATTTCCTTTGGATAGAATAAGCTTCACAGTCTCTGGATAAACAAAGGTAACAAAGCCAAACATTCGCTTCTGCTGGTATGGGATCCTCACGTCTTGCACTGGGCCATAAATGCTTCAACAACAGAATTAAAAACTCAAGTTAATATTTCTGCCGCTGACCAACTATGCACAATGATCCCAGTCGAAGCTAAAGTTACAGCTAAACCTAAGCAATAATAACCTGAAGTAGTTTGAAACATCTTCCTCTCTGAAAGTGCTATCTGCTGGGAAAGTCAAGTAGATCTGCCTGGAAGCTGGGTTTACCATAACAGGACTgttcaaagaaaaatcatttctttcaaGCCTTGATCGTCCAAATTTATGCAAATCCTCACTCATCATCAGAGCTGCAGCTGCCGCTCTGCAATTATTATAAACCATGATTAAAATTCTGCACCCCAACTATTACAAAGACCACAGTATTCAAAACACATGATTGCATAGTAGTACTGGTTTGTGTCTGTGTACCTTTGAGTATCATTCTGTTGCTGCTGCAACAGGAAATTCATGCTCTTTGGGGAGTACGGAAAAATGGAAGAGGCCATGAGTTGAGAAGCAGCAGCCAATCTTTGTTGCTGAAAAGATTTGGATCTTAAGAGCTCATGGCACTGCTCCATCATCTCAATCTTGCTGGGAGAGCCAACCATTGCAGCAGCAGCACCACCAACATCAGCATCTCCAAGTCCACCATGAAGGAACCTGCAACTAGTCCCATTTTTACAGTACCCTCTAGCAAAGTAAAGACAAGGCTTCCATCCCAAACCGGAATTAGGGTCCTCAGAGCCCAAACAAGCATCACTGACTGAGCAACTCCTCCGGTGGAGAGACCCTCCCCAACCGTCGGAAGGAAAGAGTGTAGGGTCAGCAGCAGTAGTAGGACTTGAAGACAAGTCTGAGTTATTATTAGGGTAAAACAAATCTGGGTTGTTGTTCTTGTGAGAAGTGCTAGTATTAGAACCATCATTCAGGAAAGCAAGCTGGTCTTGAAGTTGGAACTCATCAACTGGATCTGAGCCTCCGTTTGCATAGTAGGgtaaggaagatgaagaagttaAAGAGCCAGCAACCAAATCATCTGGGGTTTGAAGTTCAGACATAGTAGGCCATGAAGCAGAAGGGTTTGGGATAGTGAGGGCACTGAGCCTTGAAGAAGTTGAGTTTTGCTTAGAAAGGTATGGTGAAGGAGAAGGAAGAGTGGAGGTTGTGTGCGGAGAGTTGGAAGGTAAACCCAACTCCTTGCGGGCTTTGAGAATCACAGAGTGAACAAGTGCTTCTGGACCAAATGCTAATCTAATCAATTCTTTCTCACCATGGTCTTGAAGCAGAAGTAAACCCATGATTTTGGAAGCATTCTCAGGGTCCAAGTTTTGGATCCTTGAAAACACAACTCTTGTAGCTTCGTAACTATCCATGTTTGAACAAAAGAGATTGCTAGTTACATGATTCCACAACAGACTAGCCTATGACTATATTGTTGAGTCTCTCTATTCTCTAGTGGTCATCTTTCTCACTCCTTTTACAAGTAAAGCTTCTTTCTCAACCACACACAAGCCCTACCTACCAAATTGATATGAGTGGTGGCACGGTGAATTTAGTTTCATTCTCATATTCCTGCAAGCAAAGCACAAGAGTCAAGAGGAGAAGAAAAGTGTAAGAAATTAAAGTTGAgtgttaaaaggaaagaaaggagaATTCCCGTGTGGAGGAGGATGCCAAAAGTTAGCTTTGATAAAAGG is a genomic window containing:
- the LOC114425018 gene encoding zinc finger CCCH domain-containing protein 53-like isoform X1, encoding MDSYEATRVVFSRIQNLDPENASKIMGLLLLQDHGEKELIRLAFGPEALVHSVILKARKELGLPSNSPHTTSTLPSPSPYLSKQNSTSSRLSALTIPNPSASWPTMSELQTPDDLVAGSLTSSSSLPYYANGGSDPVDEFQLQDQLAFLNDGSNTSTSHKNNNPDLFYPNNNSDLSSSPTTAADPTLFPSDGWGGSLHRRSCSVSDACLGSEDPNSGLGWKPCLYFARGYCKNGTSCRFLHGGLGDADVGGAAAAMVGSPSKIEMMEQCHELLRSKSFQQQRLAAASQLMASSIFPYSPKSMNFLLQQQQNDTQRAAAAALMMSEDLHKFGRSRLERNDFSLNSPVMVNPASRQIYLTFPADSTFREEDVSNYFSIYGPVQDVRIPYQQKRMFGFVTFVYPETVKLILSKGNPHFVCDARVLVKPYKEKGKVPDKYRKQQQQVDRGDFSPCGTPTGLDARDQFDLQLGGRMLYNTQDMLWRRKLEEQADLQQALELQSRRLMGLQLLDIKKHHQRALSTGSPIPSPTHSPNMFNQNIVPSFHINSESPKESGSTSAPASTASVSAGQQPVNISVGKEVVVNGENGYKEGNGKQSSSHDDCDLQECLEHNLPDSPFASPTKAAVPGDFMAPFSNGPNVAIDTDASAASVNFKFGTSTLLPAASPLDMGTFKSYNCQIPRFSSGHGTIGMFTGTGGPIGI
- the LOC114425018 gene encoding zinc finger CCCH domain-containing protein 53-like isoform X2, with the translated sequence MDSYEATRVVFSRIQNLDPENASKIMGLLLLQDHGEKELIRLAFGPEALVHSVILKARKELGLPSNSPHTTSTLPSPSPYLSKQNSTSSRLSALTIPNPSASWPTMSELQTPDDLVAGSLTSSSSLPYYANGGSDPVDEFQLQDQLAFLNDGSNTSTSHKNNNPDLFYPNNNSDLSSSPTTAADPTLFPSDGWGGSLHRRSCSVSDACLGSEDPNSGLGWKPCLYFARGYCKNGTSCRFLHGGLGDADVGGAAAAMVGSPSKIEMMEQCHELLRSKSFQQQRLAAASQLMASSIFPYSPKSMNFLLQQQQNDTQRAAAAALMMSEDLHKFGRSRLERNDFSLNSPVMVNPASRQIYLTFPADSTFREEDVSNYFSIYGPVQDVRIPYQQKRMFGFVTFVYPETVKLILSKGNPHFVCDARVLVKPYKEKGKVPDKKQQQQVDRGDFSPCGTPTGLDARDQFDLQLGGRMLYNTQDMLWRRKLEEQADLQQALELQSRRLMGLQLLDIKKHHQRALSTGSPIPSPTHSPNMFNQNIVPSFHINSESPKESGSTSAPASTASVSAGQQPVNISVGKEVVVNGENGYKEGNGKQSSSHDDCDLQECLEHNLPDSPFASPTKAAVPGDFMAPFSNGPNVAIDTDASAASVNFKFGTSTLLPAASPLDMGTFKSYNCQIPRFSSGHGTIGMFTGTGGPIGI